Proteins from a single region of Tachysurus vachellii isolate PV-2020 chromosome 15, HZAU_Pvac_v1, whole genome shotgun sequence:
- the thyn1 gene encoding thymocyte nuclear protein 1, translating into MAPKKRTRGAAIVNKKSKALEDSPDAEDGVGGGKRKKVASAKESVKAAYTHWLMKSEPESRIENGVDVKFGIEDLKALPNQRGCWDGVRNYQARNFMRDMKVGQQAFFYHSNCKEPGIAGIIKIVKEAYVDHTQFDKKDVHYDPSSKPENPKWSMVDVQFERMTKRFIPLTELKKYHLKHKSDGGALSNIALFTKARLSVQPLTTEEFDFISSLEDTDPL; encoded by the exons ATGGCGCCAAAGAAGAGGACCCGAGGTGCTGCCATAGTGAATAAGAAAA GTAAAGCCCTCGAAGATTCACCTGATGCTGAGGATGGTGTCGGAGGtggtaaaagaaagaaagtggcaTCTGCAAAAGAGTCAGTGAAAGCCGCTTACACTCACTGGCTGATGAAGTCTGAACCTGAGAGCCGAATAGAGAATGGAGTGGATGTGAAG TTTGGAATTGAGGACCTGAAAGCTCTCCCTAATCAAAGAGGCTGCTGGGACGGAGTGAGGAATTATCAG GCTCGTAACTTCATGCGGGATATGAAAGTGGGTCAGCAGGCTTTCTTTTACCACAGCAACTGTAAAGAGCCGGGAATAGCGGGTATCATAAAG ATTGTGAAGGAAGCGTATGTCGACCATACACAGTTCGACAAGAAAGACGTGCATTATGATCCATCCAGCAAACCAGAGAACCCTAAGTGGAGTATG gtgGATGTCCAGTTTGAGAGGATGACCAAGCGCTTCATTCCACTGACTGAGCTGAAGAAATATCACCTGAAGCACAAGAGTGATGGAGGAGCACTGAGTAACATAGCCCTGTTCACCAAAGCTCGGCTTTCAGTACAGCCTTTAACCACAG aggAATTTGACTTTATCTCGAGTTTGGAGGATACAGACCCCCTGTGA
- the vps26b gene encoding vacuolar protein sorting-associated protein 26B: MSFFGFGQSADIDIVLSDAETRKKAEHKSEDGKKEKYFLFLDGETVSGKVNITLKNPGRKLEHYGIKIEFLGQIELYYDRGNHHDFVSLVKDLARPGELSNSQSFDFEFSHVEKPYESYTGQNVKLRYILRATISRRMTNITKEMDIVVHTLCTYPELNSSIKMEVGIEDCLHIEFEYNKSKYHLKDVIVGKIYFLLVRIKIKHMEIDIIKRETTGTGPSVYHENETIAKYEIMDGAPVRGESIPIRLFLAGYELTPTMKDINKKYSVRYYLNLVLIDEEERRYFKQQEITLWRKGDIVKRSMSQQAAIASQRFEGSKTGSVVVNDNVQ; this comes from the exons aTGAGCTTTTTCGGCTTTGGCCAAAGCGCAGACATCGACATAGTGTTAAGCGACGCTGAGACGAGGAAAAAAGCTGAGCACAAGAGTGAAGATGGCAAAAAGGAGAAATATTTCCTTTTCCTTGACGGTGAAACGGTGAGCGGTAAAGTCAACATCACACTGAAAAACCCAGGGAGGAAACTTGAGCATTATGGCATCAAGATCGAGTTCCTCGGACAGATCG agttgTATTATGACAGAGGGAACCACCATGACTTTGTTTCCCTGGTTAAGGATCTCGCGCGACCAGGAGAACTTTCCAACTCCCAGTCTTTCGACTTCGAGTTTTCTCATGTGGAGAAACCATATGAGTCATACACAGGCCAGAATGTGAAGCTAAg GTACATACTTCGTGCGACGATAAGCCGCAGAATGACCAACATCACCAAGGAAATGGATATCGTAGTGCACACGCTGTGCACATACCCCGAGTTAAACTCATCTATCAAGATGGAGGTTGGCATTGAAGACTGTCTGCATATTGAGTTTGAGTACAACAAATCCAA ATATCACTTGAAAGATGTGATTGTGGGGAAGATCTACTTCCTTCTTGtgaggataaaaataaagcacatggAGATTGATATAATAAAGCGAGAGACAACGGGTACGGGACCCAGCGTCTATCATGAAAACGAAACCATTGCCAAATACGAGATTATGGATGGAGCACCAGTGAGAG GCGAATCGATACCCATCCGGTTATTTCTTGCCGGCTACGAGCTGACTCCCACCATGAAAGACATAAATAAGAAGTACTCTGTCCGATATTATCTGAACCTGGTCCTTATAGACGAGGAGGAGAGACGCTACTTCAAACAGCAG GAAATCACACTGTGGAGAAAAGGAGACATCGTCAAGAGGAGTATGTCCCAACAGGCCGCCATAGCATCTCAGAGGTTTGAAGGATCGAAAACTGGCAGTGTTGTGGTTAATGACAATGTTCAGTGA